From one Planococcus citri chromosome 3, ihPlaCitr1.1, whole genome shotgun sequence genomic stretch:
- the TBCD gene encoding tubulin-specific chaperone D isoform X2: protein MDEENGNESGVKCTLEYFSESNAVHAILDNVVNVYSSENSSEVAHEKLKRVLNQYIDQPHLLDPYIEQFLNKLIGYVKNPEISLAIKQEVFRYMFLFINVRGYKVIVRLLPHEVSDLEPALQLLEQHCSSNQGLKWETRYCLLLWLSIIVMIPFDMSRLDSSDVKETTASRILECCKKGLMTTDKSRDAAAFLCAKFVSRTDIKNIYLSHIIQWTCNELITENKSLSWKKFGPLMALAAILKHGKREDLKPYTEGIFKCILTSKCLEDSYRLSRKYAIKIIQRIGLCYLRVKVAAWRYQRGSRSLALNLGINPQPETFSAVMHESKQKGDVLLEECEDIPSLVEEVVAQLLKTLRDEDITTRWSAAKGIGRVTDRLSAEFSSEIVESILTLFSPRESCCAWNGACLALAELGRRGLLLPNHIPVVVKVLLKALVYEETHGIVSAGSYVRDSACYTCWSLARAYDPETLKPYVNEIAGGLLIVASFDREMNCRKAASAAFQEHVGRQGTFPHGIDILTVADYFSVSVRKNAFLNVSSHIAKYPEYTRPMVDHLIEYKVGYWDAEIRDLTSKALHNLVKFEPAYVASKMKDILKNLYSVNLNLRHGSILSLGEIIHALANVKDQHIEFDDVAVFEIKQLVPKLQEQNMFRGVGGDLMKEACCFLIMKCSKGKFPIDDDVVACWKNLIDDCLPYENEKVRLSAASAMSALAERHYVSNNEPIDEVCKPVVDRCRAEALSHVSEAARIGYATALGILPKCILERYLNDIIGSLTKCATKTEISSKWVYSRKAAIESLTTIWKAFCVDTEDETATRELKINPVPLLETFLINLSDYTVDRRGDIGSFVRESSMKALQVVITNTCRVNKNIIPKDLIEVIVVGIAKQALDKISRIRITSSGVFMDVLYADIPKIENFEEIQKIFPKTESNTVNWTRESDTFPLFAQLMKFHRFTRPLLAAFIRCVGSVTESLARHSTSALMDYLKSKSKSELEDMCALIVDEFRTSAKDDKTTKSMFTFLERMFACGVFKPILELPENSFAMDIYELIRDETNKTKDSEKLTVSVEVLCQLLQVGGKVTKSALSTLCRFLCHRMIWFRKTVALRLTEAMMMYADVCGLSEEGEEQVMKILTEFDWENKPMEEIRATRNELCKLFDVPIPKIVVKEVVENS, encoded by the exons ATGGACGAAGAAAACGGCAACGAAAGTGGAGTGAAATGCACGTTGGAGTATTTTTCGGAATCGAACGCGGTACATGCTATTTTAGACAACGTCGTCAACGTATACTCTTCGGAAAATTCCTCAGAAGTGGCGCACGAAAAGCTCAAACGTGTGTTGAACCAATACATCGACCAACCGCACTTACTGGATCCGTACATCGAACAATTTCTCAACAAATTAATCGGCTATGTTAAAAATCCAGAAATCAGCTTAGCTATCAAGCAAGAAGTATTCCGGTACATGTTTTTATTCATCAATGTTCGTGGTTACAAAGTTATCGTTCGGTTACTACCGCACGAA GTTAGTGATTTAGAACCGGCGCTGCAATTATTAGAACAGCACTGCTCGAGCAATCAAGGACTGAAATGGGAAACTAGATATTGTCTACTGTTATGGTTATCCATCATTGTCATGATTCCGTTCGATATGTCCAGACTGGATTCGTCCGATGTCAAGGAAACCACCGCTTCGAG GATCTTAGAATGCTGTAAGAAAGGTCTAATGACTACGGATAAATCACGAGATGCAGCTGCATTCCTTTGTGCTAAATTTGTCAGTCGAACTGATATCAAGAATATATACTTGAGTCATATTATCCAATGGACTTGTAAC GAACTAATCACAGAAAATAAATCTCTATCGTGGAAAAAATTCGGTCCTCTGATGGCATTAGCAGCTATTCTAAAACATGGCAAACGCGAAGACTTGAAGCCGTACACCGAaggcatttttaaatgtattctAACGTCCAAGTGTCTAGAAGACTCGTATCGTTTATCGAGGAAATACGCTATAAAGATTATCCAAAGGATAG GGCTGTGTTATTTGAGAGTAAAAGTGGCCGCTTGGCGATACCAAAGAGGCTCTCGATCGTTAGCTTTAAATTTAGGAATTAATCCCCAGCCAGAAACGTTCTCAGCTGTCATGCACGAGAGTAAACAAAAAGGTGACGTATTATTAGAAGAATGCGAAGATATTCCTAGCTTAGTAGAAGAAGTAGTTGCCCAGTTATTAAAAACGTTACGAGATGAAGATATTACTACCAG GTGGTCTGCAGCTAAAGGTATTGGTCGAGTAACGGATCGTCTTTCAGCTGAATTCAGCAGCGAAATAGTCGAAAGTATTTTAACCCTGTTTAGCCCCAGAGAATCGTGCTGTGCATGGAACGGAGCTTGTTTAGCTTTAGCTGAACTTG GCCGAAGAGGTTTATTATTACCGAACCATATTCCAGTGGTAGTGAAAGTTTTGCTGAAAGCTTTGGTCTACGAAGAGACCCATGGTATCGTATCAGCTGGCTCGTACGTCCGTGATTCTGCCTGTTACACGTGTTGGTCTCTGGCTCGAGCCTATGATCCTGAAACACTGAAACCGTACGTGAACGAAATCGCCGGAGGGTTATTGATTGTGGCATCATTCGATAGAGAG ATGAATTGTCGCAAAGCTGCCTCAGCTGCGTTTCAAGAACATGTCGGACGTCAAGGAACTTTTCCTCATGGAATTGATATTTTAACGGTAGCCGATTATTTTTCCGTCAGTGTGCGAAAAAATGCGTTTCTCAATGTCAG TTCGCATATAGCCAAGTATCCCGAATACACTAGGCCAATGGTAGATCATTTGATCGAATATAAAGTTGGATACTGGGATGCTGAAATTAGAGATCTTACGTCCAAG GCACTCCACAACCTTGTAAAATTCGAACCAGCTTACGTTGCTTCGAAAATGAAAGACATCTTGAAAAATCTCTACTCGGTTAATCTGAATCTGCGTCATGGTTCGATTCTCAGCCTGGGAGAAATTATTCACGCTTTAGCGAACGTTAAAGATCAACATATAGAATTCG atgatgTTGCTGTGTTTGAAATTAAGCAACTGGTACCTAAATTACAAGAACAAAATATGTTCAGAGGGGTCGGAGGTGATCTGATGAAAGAAGCTTGTTGTTTCTTGATTATGAAATGCTCCAAAGGAAAGTTCCCCATTGACGACGACGTTGTTG CTTGCTGGAAGAATTTGATCGATGATTGCCTGCCCTATGAAAACGAAAAAGTTCGATTATCTGCTGCCTCAGCAATGTCTGCGTTGGCTGAACGACATTACGTTTCCAATAACGAACCAATCGACGAAGTTTGTAAACCAGTTGTAGATAGATGTCGAGCCGAAGCTCTATCTCACGTCAGCGAAGCTGCTAGAATCGGATATGCTACAGCTTTAG gaATATTACCGAAATGTATTTTAGAACGTTATTTGAACGATATAATCGGTTCGTTGACCAAATGCGCgaccaaaacagaaatttcttcGAAATGGGTGTACTCTCGAAAAGCAGCTATCGAATCGTTGACTACGATCTGGAAAGCGTTCTGCGTTGATACCGAAG ATGAAACGGCCACTCGAGAGCTCAAAATAAATCCAGTTCCGTTATTGGAAACGTTTCTAATTAACTTGTCCGATTACACGGTCGATAGAAGAGGTGATATTGGTTCTTTTGTTCGCGAATCGTCCATGAAAGCTTTGCAG GTTGTCATTACTAACACGTGTCGAGTGAATAAGAACATCATACCAAAAGATTTAATCGAAGTTATTGTTGTCGGTATTGCAAAACAAGCTTTGGATAAAATTAGTCGTATCAGGATTACATCTTCGGGGGTATTCATGGATGTTTTATACGC CGatatcccaaaaattgaaaatttcgaagaaatccaaaaaatattcccCAAAACTGAATCGAACACTGTAAATTGGACCAGAGAAAGCGATACGTTTCCATTATTCGCCCAACTAATGAAATTCCACCGATTCACTCGTCCTTTACTTGCAGCTTTCATCAGATGCGTTGGTAGCGTTACCGAAAGCTTA GCCAGACATTCCACGTCAGCTTTAATGGATTACTTGAAAAGTAAATCTAAATCCGAACTAGAAGATATGTGCGCTTTAATCGTCGACGAATTCAGAACTAGCGCTAAAGACGATAAAACTACTAAATCCATGTTCACATTCCTCGAACGTATGTTCGCTTGCGGCGTTTTCAAGCCAATTTTAGAACTGCCAGAGAATTCATTCGCAATGGATATTTACGAATTGATAAGAGACGAGACGAATAAAACGAAAGATAGCGAGAAGCTGACCGTATCGGTTGAAGTATTATGTCAACTTTTGCAA GTCGGAGGAAAAGTAACGAAAAGCGCTTTATCAACGTTATGTCGATTCTTATGTCATCGAATGATCTGGTTTAGAAAAACCGTAGCGTTACGTTTAACCGAAGCTATGATGATGTACGCCGACGTCTGCGGATTATCCGAAGAAGGCGAAGAAcaagttatgaaaattttaaccgaATTCGACTGGGAGAATAAACCAATGGAGGAAATTCGTGCCACCAGGAACGAACTATGTAAACTGTTCGATGTAccgattccaaaaattgtcgttAAAGAAGTCGTTGAAAATTCCTAA
- the Ask1 gene encoding mitogen-activated protein kinase kinase kinase 15, giving the protein MADACSLPLDRARSKIDVVCMVDTNITVNLNHRNQVLEDILAVCRNLKANFRRVTFEKINFGETNCLDTFYNADVAIVDLSNQIQQSTMFYHLGVRESFGMKQNIILFNDVVTEATLRFGNSCNNYTLITYRLHENGKMCITTNPRSLKDNENTISAADHRVPVTCKLSKLLLDVEIQSKTHIKEKFLSDLRKARETYTGEELKNVLHNMRRRLDDPRLLSGDVILNVLMSFRDIQDYDAMVQLVEDLKTLPNYESCFHTPSLRYLYPFALNRRNLKGDKEKALEVIEEFLKQEENHIPDMVCLCGRIYKDMFVESDYTDQTALKNAIHWYRKGFEVQPNEYAGINLATLLVINGNEFSKSEELQHIGMVLNNLIGKKGSLSTLKDYWDVATFFEISVLAEDYSKAIQAAECMFKLKPPDWYLKSTIGNISLIDRFRKTCEENCRGPEQQIFAFWTDYFVDATKADVNDQIRFPILVLESSRFFVPSYVVVNLNVEEPAIQIWNTCLDCLKEKDCSKDHNWLFTANMIRSVSCYKRDERCLFLYVRGNSDDFQMFFPSVMCRQRFLDLILEMTQGQEGMITDLDMEQSSDQLKIEYEVDDRDNKVILGQGTYGVVYAARDVNTQIKIAVKEIPEKNLGDVQPLHEEIKLHSQLHHRNIVQYLGSVSEDGYFKIFMEQVPGGSLSELLRLKWGPLKGNESTIIYYTKQILEGLKYLHAQKIVHRDIKGDNVLVNTYNGVVKISDFGTSKRLAGLCASTETFTGTLQYMAPEVIDKGQRGYGSPADIWSLGCTIIEMATGNPPFIELGSREAAIFKVGYYKDHPRIPDELSEEAKLFIKRCFRPDPKERATAAALLDDPFLLKKKKPSRGLILPSELFHRSQSINEQKISHHISMNGSMPSCDLDTPSITNSIINPQYPSVVMTNHRTLTSSESTNNTSSDVLLSPDILQGANGPGESTESDGFYLLKKDLQRRTTLSAVLTADKQNICKKWKESIYHEFGDNSIDEKYLKELMDGFHSFIAKQDKHSLMNTIHRLKNEEFLKNKIDLLNFIIQSFHGAVSSILKNHTIKPHWMFALDNLIASAVTDAVSVLDNETDLVLDGNEVDAKVDDDQQIMEDSDNQITKSSNSSKSSTECYQDKSVSQKFNSLIHKITSVHTDNERQLQQLLQDEKELNVLLNGWNKRNKKLINLLTKLVDKHNFEQPSSTETGKDVVSSSQKQTRSASSRSTDSGGNTSIKSKSCDPEENSNVTVIPKSEVDINLINWLTKMKVDQRSINKFIAEEYTLDDLLHYITRYDLKKMSLKGGIELRIWNSIQKWRKENHIPSENVLDSSHA; this is encoded by the exons ATGGCAGATGCTTGCAGTCTACCGTTGGATCGTGCCCGATCCAAAATAGATGTGGTTTGCATGGTAGACACGAACATAACAGTGAATTTAAATCATCGAAATCAAGTTTTAGAAGATATCCTCGCAGTATGCCGGAATTTAAAAGCGAATTTTCGTCGAGTAACG TTcgagaaaataaatttcggAGAAACGAATTGTTTGGATACATTTTACAATGCTGATGTTGCCATAGTCGATTTATCCAATCAAATTCAGCAAAGTACCATGTTTTACCATCTCGGAGTACGAGAAAGCTTCGGTATGAAGCAGAACATAATTTTATTCAACGATGTCGTTACCGAAGCTACGTTACGTTTTGGA AATTCTTGCAATAATTACACTTTAATTACGTATCGTCTGCACGAAAATGGCAAAATGTGTATTACGACGAATCCTCGATCTTTGAAAGATAACGAAAATACCATATCAGCTGCCGATCATCGAGTACCTGTAACTTGTAAACTCTCTAAATTGCTACTCGATGTCGAAATTCAATCCAA GACACATATCAAGGAGAAGTTTCTCAGCGATTTGAGAAAAGCTCGCGAAACTTATACCGGAGAAGAACTGAAAAACGTTCTGCATAATATGAGAAGACGACTAGACGATCCTAGATTGCTTTCCGGTGATGTTATACTCAATGTGTTGATGTCCTTTAGAGATATTCAG GATTACGATGCTATGGTGCAGCTAGTCGAAGATCTGAAAACGTTACCAAATTACGAGAGTTGTTTTCATACCCCTAGCCTCCGGTATCTCTATCCTTTCGCATTGAATAG GCGAAACCTGAAAGGGGATAAAGAAAAGGCTTTAGAAGTGATAGAAGAATTCCTAAAACAAGAAGAAAATCATATCCCTGATATGGTTTGTCTTTGTGGACGCATTTATAAAGACATGTTCGTCGAATCTGATTACACCGATCAAACAGCTTTGAAAAATGCTATCCACTGGTATCGAAAAGGGTTCGAAGTTCAACCGAACGAGTACGCTGGTATCAATCTTGCCACTCTTTTAGTTATTAATGGAAACGAGTTTTCGAAATCCGAAGAACTGCAGCATATTG gaatGGTTCTCAATAATCTAATCGGTAAAAAAGGCAGTCTATCTACGTTAAAAGATTACTGGGATGTGGctacttttttcgaaatcagtGTCCTAGCTGAAGACTACAGCAAAGCTATTCAAGCAGCTGAATGCATGTTTAAATTGAAACCACCagattg gtacttgaaatccaccattGGAAACATTTCGTTAATCGATCGATTTAGAAAAACGTGCGAAGAAAATTGTCGAGGTCCTGAGCAGCAAATTTTCGCCTTTTGGACCGATTACTTTGTCGATGCGACCAAGGCAGATGTCAACGATCAGATCCGTTTCCCT ATTTTAGTGCTCGAATCGTCAAGATTTTTTGTACCGAGTTACGTTGTAGTTAATTTAAACGTCGAAGAACCAGCCATACAGATTTGGAACACTTGCCTCGACTGCTTGAAAGAAAAAGATTGTAGTAAAGATCATAATTGGCTGTTCACTGCGAATATGATCCGTAGTGTTAG ttgcTACAAACGAGACGAAAGATGCCTATTCTTGTACGTTCGAGGAAACAGTGACGATTTTCAAATGTTCTTCCCTTCGGTGATGTGTCGTCAAAGATTCCTCGATTTGATTCTAGAAATGACCCAAGGACAAGAAGGAATGATCACCGATTTAGATATGGAGCAGAGCTCCGATCAGTTGAAG ATCGAATACGAAGTGGATGATCGTGACAATAAAGTCATTTTGGGTCAAGGAACTTACGGAGTGGTCTACGCAGCTAGAGATGTAAATActcaaatcaaaattgccgTTAAAGAAATACCTGAGAAAAATTTAGG AGATGTTCAACCGTTGCACGAAGAAATTAAACTGCATTCTCAGTTACACCATAGAAATATCGTACAGTATTTAGGATCTGTTTCTGAAGAcggatattttaaaatttttatggaacaAGTTCCTGGAG gCAGCTTATCCGAGCTTTTACGACTGAAATGGGGTCCACTGAAAGGAAACGAATCTACCATAATTTATTACACCAAGCAGATCTTAGAAGGATTGAAATATTTACATGCTCAAAAGATCGTTCATCGTGATATcaaag GTGATAACGTTCTCGTAAACACCTACAACGGTGTGGTAAAAATATCCGATTTCGGTACATCGAAAAGATTAGCAGGATTATGCGCCAGCACCGAAACGTTCACCGGAACATTACAATACATGGCTCCTGAAGTGATCGATAAAGGCCAAAGAGGATACGGATCACCG GCAGATATTTGGTCACTAGGATGTACTATTATCGAAATGGCTACCGGAAACCCACCTTTTATAGAACTAGGGTCGCGAGAGGCGGCTATTTTCAAAGTCGGTTATTACAAAGATCATCCTCGAATACCCGATGAATTATCCGAAGAAGCCAAACTGTTCATTAAACGGTGTTTCAGGCCAGATCCTAAAGAAAGAGCGACAGCTGCGGCTCTCTTAGACGATCCATTTTTACTCAA AAAAAAGAAACCGTCTAGAGGTCTAATACTACCCTCGGAATTATTCCACCGAAGTCAATCCATCAACGAGCAGAAAATCTCTCACCATATATCGATGAACGGCTCGATGCCATCTTGCGATCTAGATACACCGTCGATTACCAACAGCATAATTAATCCTCAATATCCTTCAGTTGTAATGACCAATCACAG GACTTTGACGAGTTCCGAGAGCACTAATAATACATCTTCGGATGTCTTATTGTCTCCCGATATCCTCCAAGGAGCTAATGGTCCTGGCGAATCGACCGAATCCGATGGCTTCTATTTGCTGAAGAAAGATCTCCAAAGACGTACCACCTTATCAGCTGTTCTTACCGCTGATAAACAGAATATTTGTAAGAAATGGAAAGAAAGCATTTATCACGAATTCGGTGACAATTCTATCGACGAG aaatatttgaaagaattaatGGATGGATTTCATTCGTTTATCGCTAAACAAGACAAGCACTCGTTGATGAACACGATTcatcgtttgaaaaatgaagaattccTCAAGAATAAAATCGATCTTTTGAACTTCATTATACAATCATTTCACGGAGCT GTCAGCAGTATACTAAAAAATCATACCATCAAACCTCACTGGATGTTCGCTCTCGATAATTTGATCGCATCTGCGGTAACCGATGCCGTCAGTGTTTTAGATAATG AAACAGATCTGGTGCTGGATGGGAATGAAGTCGATGCGAAAGTCGACGACGATCAACAAATAATGGAGGATTCGGATAACCAAATTACTAAATCGAGCAATTCGAGTAAATCAAGCACCGAATGTTACCAAGATAAGTCCGTGTCTCAGAAATTCAACTCTTTGATCCATAAAATTACCTCGGTGCATACAGATAACGAAAG GCAGCTACAACAATTACTACAAGATGAGAAAGAACTCAATGTTTTACTCAATGGTTGGAATAagaggaataaaaaattaatcaatttgttgaCCAAGTTGGTGGATAAACATAATTTTGAGCAACCATCTTCGACAGAAACGGGCAAAGATGTTGTGAGTAGTTCGCAGAAACAAACACGGTCTGCTAGTTCGAGATCGACAGATTCAGG tggTAACACGTCAATAAAATCCAAATCTTGCGATCCAGAAGAGAACAGCAATGTTACGGTTATTCCTAAATCAGAAGTTGATATCAATTTGATAAACTGGCTTACTAAAATGAAAGTAGATCAGCGCTCTATTAATAAA TTCATCGCTGAAGAATACACTTTGGATGATTTGCTTCATTACATAACTCGATatgatctcaaaaaaatgtccttaaa AGGAGGTATCGAATTACGAATTTGGAACTCGATTCAAAAATGGCGTAAGGAAAACCACATTCCTAGTGAAAACGTTTTAGATTCTAGTCACGCttaa
- the TBCD gene encoding tubulin-specific chaperone D isoform X1 — MDEENGNESGVKCTLEYFSESNAVHAILDNVVNVYSSENSSEVAHEKLKRVLNQYIDQPHLLDPYIEQFLNKLIGYVKNPEISLAIKQEVFRYMFLFINVRGYKVIVRLLPHEVSDLEPALQLLEQHCSSNQGLKWETRYCLLLWLSIIVMIPFDMSRLDSSDVKETTASRILECCKKGLMTTDKSRDAAAFLCAKFVSRTDIKNIYLSHIIQWTCNELITENKSLSWKKFGPLMALAAILKHGKREDLKPYTEGIFKCILTSKCLEDSYRLSRKYAIKIIQRIGLCYLRVKVAAWRYQRGSRSLALNLGINPQPETFSAVMHESKQKGDVLLEECEDIPSLVEEVVAQLLKTLRDEDITTRWSAAKGIGRVTDRLSAEFSSEIVESILTLFSPRESCCAWNGACLALAELGRRGLLLPNHIPVVVKVLLKALVYEETHGIVSAGSYVRDSACYTCWSLARAYDPETLKPYVNEIAGGLLIVASFDREMNCRKAASAAFQEHVGRQGTFPHGIDILTVADYFSVSVRKNAFLNVSSHIAKYPEYTRPMVDHLIEYKVGYWDAEIRDLTSKALHNLVKFEPAYVASKMKDILKNLYSVNLNLRHGSILSLGEIIHALANVKDQHIEFDDVAVFEIKQLVPKLQEQNMFRGVGGDLMKEACCFLIMKCSKGKFPIDDDVVACWKNLIDDCLPYENEKVRLSAASAMSALAERHYVSNNEPIDEVCKPVVDRCRAEALSHVSEAARIGYATALGILPKCILERYLNDIIGSLTKCATKTEISSKWVYSRKAAIESLTTIWKAFCVDTEADETATRELKINPVPLLETFLINLSDYTVDRRGDIGSFVRESSMKALQVVITNTCRVNKNIIPKDLIEVIVVGIAKQALDKISRIRITSSGVFMDVLYADIPKIENFEEIQKIFPKTESNTVNWTRESDTFPLFAQLMKFHRFTRPLLAAFIRCVGSVTESLARHSTSALMDYLKSKSKSELEDMCALIVDEFRTSAKDDKTTKSMFTFLERMFACGVFKPILELPENSFAMDIYELIRDETNKTKDSEKLTVSVEVLCQLLQVGGKVTKSALSTLCRFLCHRMIWFRKTVALRLTEAMMMYADVCGLSEEGEEQVMKILTEFDWENKPMEEIRATRNELCKLFDVPIPKIVVKEVVENS, encoded by the exons ATGGACGAAGAAAACGGCAACGAAAGTGGAGTGAAATGCACGTTGGAGTATTTTTCGGAATCGAACGCGGTACATGCTATTTTAGACAACGTCGTCAACGTATACTCTTCGGAAAATTCCTCAGAAGTGGCGCACGAAAAGCTCAAACGTGTGTTGAACCAATACATCGACCAACCGCACTTACTGGATCCGTACATCGAACAATTTCTCAACAAATTAATCGGCTATGTTAAAAATCCAGAAATCAGCTTAGCTATCAAGCAAGAAGTATTCCGGTACATGTTTTTATTCATCAATGTTCGTGGTTACAAAGTTATCGTTCGGTTACTACCGCACGAA GTTAGTGATTTAGAACCGGCGCTGCAATTATTAGAACAGCACTGCTCGAGCAATCAAGGACTGAAATGGGAAACTAGATATTGTCTACTGTTATGGTTATCCATCATTGTCATGATTCCGTTCGATATGTCCAGACTGGATTCGTCCGATGTCAAGGAAACCACCGCTTCGAG GATCTTAGAATGCTGTAAGAAAGGTCTAATGACTACGGATAAATCACGAGATGCAGCTGCATTCCTTTGTGCTAAATTTGTCAGTCGAACTGATATCAAGAATATATACTTGAGTCATATTATCCAATGGACTTGTAAC GAACTAATCACAGAAAATAAATCTCTATCGTGGAAAAAATTCGGTCCTCTGATGGCATTAGCAGCTATTCTAAAACATGGCAAACGCGAAGACTTGAAGCCGTACACCGAaggcatttttaaatgtattctAACGTCCAAGTGTCTAGAAGACTCGTATCGTTTATCGAGGAAATACGCTATAAAGATTATCCAAAGGATAG GGCTGTGTTATTTGAGAGTAAAAGTGGCCGCTTGGCGATACCAAAGAGGCTCTCGATCGTTAGCTTTAAATTTAGGAATTAATCCCCAGCCAGAAACGTTCTCAGCTGTCATGCACGAGAGTAAACAAAAAGGTGACGTATTATTAGAAGAATGCGAAGATATTCCTAGCTTAGTAGAAGAAGTAGTTGCCCAGTTATTAAAAACGTTACGAGATGAAGATATTACTACCAG GTGGTCTGCAGCTAAAGGTATTGGTCGAGTAACGGATCGTCTTTCAGCTGAATTCAGCAGCGAAATAGTCGAAAGTATTTTAACCCTGTTTAGCCCCAGAGAATCGTGCTGTGCATGGAACGGAGCTTGTTTAGCTTTAGCTGAACTTG GCCGAAGAGGTTTATTATTACCGAACCATATTCCAGTGGTAGTGAAAGTTTTGCTGAAAGCTTTGGTCTACGAAGAGACCCATGGTATCGTATCAGCTGGCTCGTACGTCCGTGATTCTGCCTGTTACACGTGTTGGTCTCTGGCTCGAGCCTATGATCCTGAAACACTGAAACCGTACGTGAACGAAATCGCCGGAGGGTTATTGATTGTGGCATCATTCGATAGAGAG ATGAATTGTCGCAAAGCTGCCTCAGCTGCGTTTCAAGAACATGTCGGACGTCAAGGAACTTTTCCTCATGGAATTGATATTTTAACGGTAGCCGATTATTTTTCCGTCAGTGTGCGAAAAAATGCGTTTCTCAATGTCAG TTCGCATATAGCCAAGTATCCCGAATACACTAGGCCAATGGTAGATCATTTGATCGAATATAAAGTTGGATACTGGGATGCTGAAATTAGAGATCTTACGTCCAAG GCACTCCACAACCTTGTAAAATTCGAACCAGCTTACGTTGCTTCGAAAATGAAAGACATCTTGAAAAATCTCTACTCGGTTAATCTGAATCTGCGTCATGGTTCGATTCTCAGCCTGGGAGAAATTATTCACGCTTTAGCGAACGTTAAAGATCAACATATAGAATTCG atgatgTTGCTGTGTTTGAAATTAAGCAACTGGTACCTAAATTACAAGAACAAAATATGTTCAGAGGGGTCGGAGGTGATCTGATGAAAGAAGCTTGTTGTTTCTTGATTATGAAATGCTCCAAAGGAAAGTTCCCCATTGACGACGACGTTGTTG CTTGCTGGAAGAATTTGATCGATGATTGCCTGCCCTATGAAAACGAAAAAGTTCGATTATCTGCTGCCTCAGCAATGTCTGCGTTGGCTGAACGACATTACGTTTCCAATAACGAACCAATCGACGAAGTTTGTAAACCAGTTGTAGATAGATGTCGAGCCGAAGCTCTATCTCACGTCAGCGAAGCTGCTAGAATCGGATATGCTACAGCTTTAG gaATATTACCGAAATGTATTTTAGAACGTTATTTGAACGATATAATCGGTTCGTTGACCAAATGCGCgaccaaaacagaaatttcttcGAAATGGGTGTACTCTCGAAAAGCAGCTATCGAATCGTTGACTACGATCTGGAAAGCGTTCTGCGTTGATACCGAAG CAGATGAAACGGCCACTCGAGAGCTCAAAATAAATCCAGTTCCGTTATTGGAAACGTTTCTAATTAACTTGTCCGATTACACGGTCGATAGAAGAGGTGATATTGGTTCTTTTGTTCGCGAATCGTCCATGAAAGCTTTGCAG GTTGTCATTACTAACACGTGTCGAGTGAATAAGAACATCATACCAAAAGATTTAATCGAAGTTATTGTTGTCGGTATTGCAAAACAAGCTTTGGATAAAATTAGTCGTATCAGGATTACATCTTCGGGGGTATTCATGGATGTTTTATACGC CGatatcccaaaaattgaaaatttcgaagaaatccaaaaaatattcccCAAAACTGAATCGAACACTGTAAATTGGACCAGAGAAAGCGATACGTTTCCATTATTCGCCCAACTAATGAAATTCCACCGATTCACTCGTCCTTTACTTGCAGCTTTCATCAGATGCGTTGGTAGCGTTACCGAAAGCTTA GCCAGACATTCCACGTCAGCTTTAATGGATTACTTGAAAAGTAAATCTAAATCCGAACTAGAAGATATGTGCGCTTTAATCGTCGACGAATTCAGAACTAGCGCTAAAGACGATAAAACTACTAAATCCATGTTCACATTCCTCGAACGTATGTTCGCTTGCGGCGTTTTCAAGCCAATTTTAGAACTGCCAGAGAATTCATTCGCAATGGATATTTACGAATTGATAAGAGACGAGACGAATAAAACGAAAGATAGCGAGAAGCTGACCGTATCGGTTGAAGTATTATGTCAACTTTTGCAA GTCGGAGGAAAAGTAACGAAAAGCGCTTTATCAACGTTATGTCGATTCTTATGTCATCGAATGATCTGGTTTAGAAAAACCGTAGCGTTACGTTTAACCGAAGCTATGATGATGTACGCCGACGTCTGCGGATTATCCGAAGAAGGCGAAGAAcaagttatgaaaattttaaccgaATTCGACTGGGAGAATAAACCAATGGAGGAAATTCGTGCCACCAGGAACGAACTATGTAAACTGTTCGATGTAccgattccaaaaattgtcgttAAAGAAGTCGTTGAAAATTCCTAA